The genomic region ACCGCGGGCAGATATGCCAGAACTACACCAATCGAGGTGGCCACCCCCTTCCCACCCCTGAATCCAAGGAAGACGGAGAAGTTGTGCCCCAGTACCGCCAGGAGACATGAAAGTGCCGTATAAGGCTCCCCGTATCCCATTGACCGCAACAGGATTACAGGGAAGACCCCTTTGAGAATATCACCGGTGAGTGTGAAAAATGCCTCCTTTTTCCCTACACTTCGCAGTACGTTTGTTGCACCGATGTTTCCGCTTCCTGCATTCATCAGGTTTATTCCCCTTGCCTTCGCTATCACCAGACCGAAGGGGATGGAGCCTGAAATATAGGATAAGAGCAGTAAAAATAGCGGGAATGGATTCATGTCATTTCCTTCCAGAAAGAGAATGTGTATTTAATGCCTGAAAAAACAGCGAGTAGCAGTGAAAGCCAGATAAGTATGGTTCCGGTAAGATAGAGGTTGATGCCGAAAAAACTGTTTTTTAAGAGCAGTGCTAATATTGCAAATATCTGTGTCGTTGTCTTCAGCTTTCCACCGGTTTCAGCGGGAATGACTATATCCCTGGTAAGTGCTACAACCCGCAGTCCTGTTACCAGGAACTCCCGTATTATGATTATTATTGCCACAAATGAAGACAGACTCTCCATCTCGACAAGCAGCACAAGGGCTGTGATTACCAGGAACTTGTCCGCAATAGGGTCAAGAATTATACCGAACTTGGTGACCTGCCCGGTCCTTCTTGCAATATACCCGTCAAGAAAGTCGGTCAGGGATGCAATGGAAAAGATAACGGCCCCTAAAACCGGATGGTCAGGCGCAGCAACTATGAAAAAGGGTATGAATACTATCCTGCTAAGGGTCAGAATGGTTGGCAGATTAAGCCTTACGGTAACCATCAATAATGCTCTCCCATAGGCCTTTTGCCTTCAGAATCAGGTCGGTAACCTCTCTTACAGCACCTCTGCCGCCTCTGTTTTCCGTTACCATTAATGAGTAGTCCTTGACATTGTTATCAGCGTCCATGACGGCAACCGGGAATCCTGCTCTTTTAAGGATTGGTATATCCACGATATCATCTCCGATATATGCGATATCCTCATCTCTAAGAGAGTACTTGTTCTTGATTTCCTCATAGGCGATCACCTTGTTGAAGCATTTCTGGTATACCTCCCTGATTCCCAGCTCACGGGCCCGGCGTTCCACGACCTTTGAGTACCGTCCCGTTATGATGGCGACATCCACCCCATTTCCGGCGAGGAGTTTAAGGCCATGTCCATCTCTCACATGAAATGACTTGACTTCGTTGGCCTCATTGTCGAGAATGATGCTCCCATCAGTGAGAACGCCGTCAACATCGAGGATAAGGAGCTTCACCTTTTTTGCTGCTTCAAAAATTTCCCTTTTGTTCACCAAAACCCGCCTTTCCGAGAAGTTACTCAAGAGATATGATTCTTTTAATTATACATTCATGGGGATTTTTTGACAAATCAGGAAGAGTTATGCTAAATTTCAAAGATTTTTTATATTGCGAGGAATTAGAGAGTGAAGCTGAGAAGATCGAGAAAGTTATTCAAAAAAGCCGTTGATTTTATCCCCGGAGGGGTGAACAGTCCCGTAAGGGCATTCAAGGCCGTAGGTGGAGACCCACTGTTTATCAGCCGTGCAAAGGGCTCAAGGATATATGATGTGGACGGCAACGCATATATAGACTATCTTCTCTCCTGGGGACCCATGATACTCGGACATGCCCATCCAAGGGTCGTAAAGGCGCTGAAGAAGGCCATAGAAAACGGGACGAGTTTCGGCGCTCCTACCGAACTGGAGATTATCCTTGCACAGATGCTCATCCAGGCATATCCATCGATGGATAGGGTGAGGATGGTTAATTCAGGGACTGAGG from bacterium BMS3Abin08 harbors:
- the pgsA_2 gene encoding CDP-diacylglycerol--glycerol-3-phosphate 3-phosphatidyltransferase; the encoded protein is MVTVRLNLPTILTLSRIVFIPFFIVAAPDHPVLGAVIFSIASLTDFLDGYIARRTGQVTKFGIILDPIADKFLVITALVLLVEMESLSSFVAIIIIIREFLVTGLRVVALTRDIVIPAETGGKLKTTTQIFAILALLLKNSFFGINLYLTGTILIWLSLLLAVFSGIKYTFSFWKEMT
- the kdsC gene encoding 3-deoxy-D-manno-octulosonate 8-phosphate phosphatase KdsC, producing the protein MNKREIFEAAKKVKLLILDVDGVLTDGSIILDNEANEVKSFHVRDGHGLKLLAGNGVDVAIITGRYSKVVERRARELGIREVYQKCFNKVIAYEEIKNKYSLRDEDIAYIGDDIVDIPILKRAGFPVAVMDADNNVKDYSLMVTENRGGRGAVREVTDLILKAKGLWESIIDGYRKA
- the plsY gene encoding glycerol-3-phosphate acyltransferase, translated to MNPFPLFLLLLSYISGSIPFGLVIAKARGINLMNAGSGNIGATNVLRSVGKKEAFFTLTGDILKGVFPVILLRSMGYGEPYTALSCLLAVLGHNFSVFLGFRGGKGVATSIGVVLAYLPAVGLVTVALWVVVVFFFRYSSLGALVAFGLLPVNMVIFNSTREGLILSILLAFLIFFKHRNNIKRLVNGTEPKVGQSNKG